A single region of the Mannheimia bovis genome encodes:
- a CDS encoding nitroreductase family protein: MQIIDLLHHRRSSKKFGDKAPTPEQLEKILKAGLRAPDHGKLKPYHFVVIEKSGMPQLYELFKAAVAEFDMGEERLKKAEKLANQAPMIIGVVAKLDHSIAKVPAWEQMITAGCSSYAIQLAANALGFDTVWITNKWVNGSALRSAFGCQDQDKVIALIMIGSPETEEQITLAPESESLDGFVSYIR, translated from the coding sequence ATGCAAATTATAGATTTATTACATCACCGTCGTTCCAGCAAAAAATTTGGCGATAAAGCCCCAACTCCAGAACAACTGGAAAAAATATTAAAAGCAGGGCTTAGAGCTCCGGATCACGGAAAATTAAAACCTTATCATTTTGTCGTCATTGAAAAAAGTGGAATGCCACAACTCTACGAGCTTTTTAAAGCTGCAGTTGCAGAATTTGATATGGGTGAGGAACGCTTAAAAAAAGCGGAGAAATTAGCAAATCAAGCCCCGATGATCATTGGTGTGGTTGCGAAGTTAGATCATAGTATTGCAAAAGTACCGGCTTGGGAGCAGATGATAACTGCCGGTTGTAGCAGCTATGCCATTCAATTGGCAGCAAACGCATTAGGTTTTGATACAGTCTGGATTACCAATAAATGGGTAAACGGCTCAGCACTTCGTTCTGCTTTTGGCTGCCAAGATCAAGATAAAGTGATTGCCTTAATAATGATTGGTTCTCCTGAAACGGAAGAGCAAATTACACTTGCCCCAGAAAGTGAGAGTTTAGACGGTTTTGTAAGCTATATTAGATAA